A single region of the Mannheimia bovis genome encodes:
- a CDS encoding phosphatase PAP2 family protein — protein MFKKFFLYTLAMLLIPVVTWLTNWQWSLAMHYPEYGLDYFLFLITETGSLPYAIATCVIFILLLAWVVRKRYSLFFVMTVCLVSMLATQAIKTVMKSTFQEPRPFVSALFKDKSVDFYKLTREQRGLAVSEKIGTQQNFVTAHQAKEVGYSFPSGHTIFAVSWLLLVVGFCLNMRGQAVVFAHIFAIVWAALTLISRLRLGMHYPIDLFVSSLLAFATNLALFVWFVPWLQNKNPFNLFHKRT, from the coding sequence ATGTTTAAAAAATTCTTTCTTTATACTCTGGCAATGTTGCTAATCCCTGTTGTTACTTGGCTGACAAACTGGCAGTGGTCTTTGGCTATGCACTACCCTGAATATGGTTTGGATTACTTTTTATTTTTAATCACCGAAACAGGATCTTTGCCTTATGCTATCGCAACTTGTGTGATTTTTATCTTATTATTAGCTTGGGTAGTAAGAAAGCGTTATTCGTTATTTTTTGTGATGACCGTTTGTCTTGTTTCAATGTTGGCAACTCAAGCTATTAAAACCGTGATGAAATCAACCTTCCAAGAGCCCAGACCTTTTGTCTCTGCCCTGTTTAAAGATAAATCTGTTGATTTCTACAAATTAACACGTGAACAAAGAGGCTTAGCGGTTAGTGAAAAAATCGGTACACAGCAAAATTTTGTAACAGCCCACCAAGCGAAAGAAGTTGGCTATTCGTTCCCGTCCGGTCATACAATCTTTGCAGTTTCTTGGCTACTTTTAGTAGTCGGCTTCTGCCTTAATATGCGTGGACAAGCGGTTGTTTTTGCCCATATTTTTGCAATTGTTTGGGCAGCGTTAACATTAATTAGTCGTTTAAGATTAGGTATGCACTACCCGATTGATTTATTTGTTAGTAGCTTACTCGCATTTGCAACAAACTTGGCACTCTTTGTATGGTTTGTGCCTTGGCTGCAAAACAAAAACCCATTTAATTTATTTCATAAGAGAACATAA
- the yhbY gene encoding ribosome assembly RNA-binding protein YhbY, whose translation MSIKLTTKQKQYLKGLAHHLSPVVMLGGNGLTEGVLAEIDNALDHHELIKVKVAGADRETKQLIIDAIVRETKSAEVQTIGHILVLYRQSEEKKITLPKATKAI comes from the coding sequence ATGTCAATTAAATTAACAACCAAACAAAAGCAATATTTGAAAGGTTTAGCACACCATTTAAGCCCTGTTGTAATGCTAGGCGGTAACGGCTTAACTGAAGGTGTTTTAGCGGAAATCGACAATGCATTAGACCACCACGAGTTGATTAAAGTAAAAGTGGCGGGTGCAGATCGTGAAACGAAGCAACTGATCATTGATGCTATTGTGCGTGAAACAAAGTCTGCGGAAGTACAAACTATTGGGCATATTTTGGTGCTTTACCGCCAAAGTGAAGAGAAAAAAATCACGTTGCCGAAAGCCACTAAAGCTATCTAA
- a CDS encoding glycosyltransferase family 2 protein: MPTLSVAMIVKNEAQDLAACLETVKGWVDEIVILDSGSTDETPQIAAAYHAKFYTNTDWQGFGKQRQLAQQYVTSDYVLWLDADERVTEELKQSILQAVKNDEKNTVYKISRLSEVFGKQIRHSGWYPDYVVRLYPTKLARYNDSLVHEKVVFDSATKVEKLQGNLLHFTYKNITHYLTKSAHYGSEWATQRVKQGKKVSLFSAFSHALSSFVKMYLLKKGFLDGKQGLLLAVLSAQSVFNKYADLWARGQGK; this comes from the coding sequence ATGCCAACATTAAGTGTTGCAATGATTGTAAAAAATGAAGCTCAAGATTTAGCAGCCTGTTTAGAAACGGTAAAAGGCTGGGTTGATGAAATCGTCATTTTAGATAGCGGTAGCACAGATGAAACACCACAAATCGCTGCGGCGTATCACGCCAAATTCTATACCAATACAGATTGGCAAGGTTTCGGTAAACAACGCCAGCTTGCTCAACAGTATGTAACAAGTGATTATGTACTTTGGCTTGATGCAGATGAACGAGTAACCGAAGAACTGAAGCAATCAATTTTACAAGCGGTTAAAAATGATGAAAAAAATACCGTTTATAAAATCAGCCGATTAAGTGAAGTGTTTGGCAAGCAAATTCGTCATTCAGGCTGGTATCCGGATTATGTGGTGAGGTTATATCCGACAAAGTTAGCTCGTTACAATGATTCTCTTGTTCACGAAAAGGTCGTCTTTGATTCAGCAACCAAAGTTGAAAAATTACAAGGTAATTTATTGCATTTTACTTATAAAAATATTACCCACTATCTGACTAAATCAGCACATTATGGCTCAGAATGGGCAACACAACGAGTCAAACAAGGGAAAAAAGTGTCCCTCTTTAGTGCATTTAGCCACGCGTTAAGCAGTTTTGTGAAAATGTATCTTCTGAAAAAAGGGTTTTTAGACGGTAAACAAGGTTTGCTGCTGGCAGTACTTTCGGCACAATCAGTCTTTAATAAATACGCAGATCTGTGGGCGAGAGGACAGGGGAAATAA
- a CDS encoding glycosyltransferase family 4 protein codes for MAKGFGGGEFYTEQLIKNLEGYQCYFLGKKSGKLTACIQKNLPEVKVISLWSAIKLALSEKNLIVHALDGRGAHFAGIFKRFFKTISVITRQVNFAFKRKSSQKAYENADMLVGVSQSITQNLAKLNPNAQTVYGCLKPLQENKEFEQQFFANPLHSLKIAHIGNFQTVKNFPLTIELAKQNPDVYFYLVGAGELENELKIQSKGFNNIYFIPFTPYIGSVLKNVDLLIVPSHSEGLGMVILEGYQYQVPSIAHATGGIPEIIEQKKTGFLVSPNQIEQYQAILDRLLAEPTCFAELRQNITAYLVKKDFSAQRMAREYEAIYRQVLKNH; via the coding sequence ATGGCAAAGGGATTCGGTGGCGGTGAGTTTTATACCGAGCAACTAATCAAGAATTTAGAGGGATATCAGTGTTATTTTTTAGGAAAAAAATCAGGAAAACTTACCGCTTGTATCCAAAAAAATTTACCGGAAGTAAAAGTTATCAGTCTTTGGAGTGCCATTAAGCTCGCTTTATCAGAGAAAAATCTGATTGTTCATGCTTTAGATGGTCGAGGGGCTCATTTTGCCGGAATCTTTAAACGTTTTTTTAAAACTATAAGCGTGATTACTCGCCAAGTTAATTTTGCGTTTAAACGTAAATCTTCACAAAAAGCCTATGAAAATGCGGATATGCTGGTTGGTGTGAGCCAATCTATAACGCAAAATTTGGCAAAATTAAACCCAAATGCTCAGACAGTTTACGGCTGTTTAAAGCCATTACAAGAAAACAAAGAATTTGAACAACAATTTTTTGCCAACCCACTGCATTCACTTAAAATTGCCCATATTGGTAATTTCCAAACTGTAAAAAATTTCCCACTAACGATTGAGCTTGCCAAACAAAATCCTGATGTATACTTTTACTTGGTAGGTGCAGGCGAGTTAGAAAATGAGCTAAAAATTCAATCAAAAGGATTCAATAATATCTACTTTATTCCTTTTACACCATACATCGGTAGTGTGTTAAAAAATGTGGATTTACTGATTGTTCCATCTCATTCGGAAGGTTTGGGTATGGTAATTTTAGAAGGTTATCAATACCAAGTCCCAAGTATTGCTCACGCAACAGGTGGTATTCCTGAGATCATTGAACAAAAGAAAACAGGCTTCTTAGTAAGCCCAAATCAAATTGAGCAGTATCAGGCTATTTTAGATCGTCTACTTGCCGAACCTACCTGTTTTGCAGAATTACGCCAAAATATTACCGCTTATCTGGTAAAAAAAGATTTTTCCGCACAGAGAATGGCGAGAGAATATGAAGCGATTTATCGGCAAGTTTTGAAAAATCATTGA
- a CDS encoding DUF1287 domain-containing protein: protein MQNQLTILYAFFLLISSSTFADNITLVENARKQIGVTLSYDPKYRKIDFPMGDVPETTGVCTDVVIRAYRQQGLDLQQAVNKDMKSAWAKYPKLWGLKTTDPNIDHRRVPNLETFFSRHGQTLSLTDLSTFQAGDIVTWRLPKNLPHIGIVSDKKSSDGTPLIIHNIGRGTQEEDVLFKYKIVGHYRLPENMKFK, encoded by the coding sequence ATGCAAAATCAATTAACTATTTTATATGCTTTTTTCTTATTAATTTCTAGTTCAACTTTTGCTGATAATATAACCTTAGTAGAGAATGCTAGGAAACAGATTGGCGTTACACTGAGCTACGATCCCAAATATCGAAAAATCGATTTCCCAATGGGAGATGTGCCGGAGACAACAGGTGTTTGTACCGATGTGGTGATTAGGGCTTATCGTCAGCAAGGGCTCGATTTACAGCAAGCGGTCAATAAAGATATGAAATCTGCTTGGGCAAAATACCCGAAACTTTGGGGGCTGAAGACAACAGATCCGAATATCGATCACCGTCGTGTGCCAAATTTAGAAACCTTTTTTAGTCGCCACGGACAAACGCTCTCTTTAACCGATCTTTCCACTTTCCAAGCGGGCGATATTGTCACTTGGCGATTGCCGAAAAATTTACCTCATATCGGTATTGTGTCCGATAAAAAATCTTCAGACGGTACACCTTTAATCATCCATAATATTGGACGGGGTACGCAGGAAGAGGATGTATTGTTTAAATATAAAATCGTGGGGCATTATCGATTGCCTGAAAATATGAAATTCAAATAG